One genomic region from Spirosoma sp. KCTC 42546 encodes:
- the mtaB gene encoding tRNA (N(6)-L-threonylcarbamoyladenosine(37)-C(2))-methylthiotransferase MtaB, with protein MKKVAFYTLGCKLNFSETSTLARLMEQHGYERVEFNQQPDIFIINTCSVTDNADKKCRKIVREAQKINPDGYVAILGCYAQLKPKEISEIPGVDAVLGASEKFRLHELMATFEKVPTGQPAQVFNSPIEEAIEYHASYSLNDRTRTFLKVQDGCDYPCAYCTIPLARGKSRSDTISNVLRAAHEIADRGVKEIVLTGVNIGDFGLIDGQRQETFFELVQALDDVEGIERFRISSIEPNLLTDEIIEFVAQSKRFVPHFHVPLQSGSNRLLGLMRRRYKRELYAERVQKIKELMPHACIGVDVIVGHPGETDTEFKETYLFLNELPVSYLHVFTYSERPNTTAIGIKPTVPGHVRAERSKMLHILSDKKRRAFYDSQIGRDATVLFEEDIANGMMQGFTENYVRVVAQYDPLLINETLPVRLTTINSEGLMEVEEAEPVLEKH; from the coding sequence GTGAAAAAAGTCGCCTTCTATACACTCGGTTGTAAACTGAACTTCTCCGAAACCTCAACCCTGGCCCGCCTGATGGAACAGCATGGTTACGAGCGTGTGGAGTTCAATCAGCAGCCGGACATCTTCATCATCAACACTTGTTCTGTGACGGATAATGCCGACAAAAAATGTCGAAAAATTGTCCGTGAAGCGCAGAAAATCAACCCCGACGGCTACGTAGCCATTCTGGGGTGTTATGCCCAGCTGAAACCGAAAGAGATTTCGGAAATTCCGGGGGTCGACGCTGTTTTGGGCGCTTCCGAAAAATTCCGGCTGCACGAACTCATGGCTACGTTTGAGAAAGTGCCAACTGGCCAACCAGCGCAGGTATTCAACTCGCCCATTGAGGAAGCCATCGAGTACCACGCTTCCTACTCGCTCAACGACCGAACCCGTACATTCCTGAAAGTGCAGGACGGCTGCGATTATCCCTGCGCTTATTGCACGATTCCGCTGGCGCGTGGGAAAAGCCGATCCGATACGATTTCCAACGTACTACGCGCTGCGCATGAAATTGCCGACCGGGGAGTGAAAGAAATTGTGCTAACCGGTGTAAACATCGGTGATTTCGGCTTGATAGATGGCCAGCGTCAGGAAACGTTTTTCGAATTAGTCCAGGCATTAGACGACGTTGAAGGCATTGAACGATTCCGTATTTCGAGCATTGAACCGAATTTGCTTACCGACGAGATTATTGAGTTTGTTGCGCAATCCAAGCGATTCGTGCCGCATTTCCATGTCCCTCTGCAATCGGGTAGCAACCGGTTACTGGGCCTGATGCGTCGCCGGTACAAGCGCGAACTCTACGCAGAGCGGGTACAAAAAATAAAGGAATTGATGCCCCATGCCTGCATTGGTGTGGATGTAATAGTAGGTCATCCCGGCGAAACCGACACTGAGTTTAAGGAAACCTACCTGTTCCTGAATGAACTCCCGGTTTCCTATCTGCACGTATTCACGTACTCTGAGCGCCCCAATACCACCGCAATAGGTATTAAGCCAACAGTACCCGGTCATGTACGGGCCGAACGGTCGAAGATGCTGCATATTCTGTCGGATAAAAAACGCCGGGCTTTCTACGACTCACAGATTGGCCGCGACGCGACAGTATTGTTTGAGGAAGACATAGCAAACGGTATGATGCAGGGATTCACCGAAAATTATGTACGAGTGGTGGCCCAATATGATCCATTGCTGATAAATGAAACCTTACCGGTTCGATTGACTACAATAAATTCGGAAGGGCTTATGGAAGTTGAGGAGGCCGAACCTGTGTTGGAGAAACACTAA
- a CDS encoding acyl-CoA desaturase, producing the protein MIVLAAFLGHWYLSLFCQTFFLHRYSAHKMFSMSKFWERFFYTLTYLSQGSSYLSPRAYAVLHRMHHAFSDTEKDPHSPHHTKNIFTMMWKTKDIYNAVLHRKQAIEKQFDRNYPEWNFIEKLGDSWVSRAGWGVLYTVFYVFAFFYLDMHWAFFFLLPVHFVMGPVHGAIINWSGHKYGYSNFDNQDKSKNSLILDVVMMGELFQNNHHKRPNSANFGAKWFEFDPTFPLIGILHKLHIVRLRPSAEAKKAQFEVGHDRRVEVEKEIEA; encoded by the coding sequence GTGATTGTACTGGCCGCATTTCTTGGACACTGGTATCTGTCCCTGTTTTGCCAAACGTTTTTTCTGCACCGTTATTCTGCCCATAAAATGTTCTCAATGAGCAAATTCTGGGAGCGTTTTTTCTATACGTTGACTTACTTATCGCAAGGCTCATCGTACCTGAGCCCACGGGCCTATGCCGTGCTTCACCGGATGCACCATGCCTTCAGCGATACTGAAAAAGATCCTCATTCTCCCCATCATACGAAGAACATTTTTACGATGATGTGGAAAACAAAAGATATTTATAATGCTGTTCTGCACCGCAAACAAGCCATCGAAAAGCAGTTTGACCGGAATTACCCCGAGTGGAATTTCATCGAAAAACTAGGTGATTCATGGGTGTCTCGTGCGGGTTGGGGTGTGCTTTATACCGTATTCTATGTCTTTGCATTTTTCTACTTAGATATGCACTGGGCATTTTTCTTCCTGTTGCCTGTTCACTTTGTAATGGGACCTGTACATGGCGCTATTATCAACTGGAGTGGTCATAAGTATGGTTATTCGAACTTCGATAATCAGGACAAATCGAAAAATTCATTGATACTGGATGTGGTTATGATGGGTGAGTTATTCCAGAACAACCACCACAAACGCCCGAACTCAGCAAATTTTGGTGCTAAGTGGTTCGAGTTTGATCCTACCTTCCCGCTCATTGGTATCCTCCACAAACTGCATATCGTTCGGTTACGCCCATCGGCTGAAGCCAAAAAGGCACAATTTGAAGTTGGCCATGATCGTCGGGTTGAGGTTGAAAAGGAAATTGAAGCTTAA
- a CDS encoding dihydrolipoamide acetyltransferase family protein, which produces MALIDMVMPKMGESIMECTVITWLKQPGDRIEADESVLEVATDKVDTEVPAPCNGILKELLVNDGDVVAVGAPIARIEADKPVSSGTEPDVAGGHSNATSADNPDQTPKGIGDVANVPAEPESIDVTESARELEATISAMSSRVVTSAPVPIPAGSEGVFHTRFYSPLVLNIAKEEGISRDELDRIPGSGAENRVTKKDILSYVIDRAEGRISGEQGAGSRGQGVIDSQPNSAPPAPSIEPPAHRSVNGQSDIIQMDRMRKMIAQRMVESKQISPHVSSFVEADLTPVVEWRNKIKDRFKQQTGENLTYTPILVDAIVKAIKDFPLINISVDGDRILVKKAINIGMAVALPSGNLIVPVIHNADQYNLVGLTKKVNDLTKRARENKLTADDLAGGTYTFSNIGTFGNLMGTPIIVQPQVAIMAFGAIVKKPAVIETPQGDFIGIRQLMFLSHSYDHRVVDGSLGGQFVRRVADYLEKFDINQTI; this is translated from the coding sequence ATGGCTCTCATCGATATGGTTATGCCCAAAATGGGCGAAAGTATAATGGAATGCACGGTTATAACCTGGCTCAAACAGCCTGGCGACCGTATTGAAGCCGATGAATCAGTACTGGAAGTAGCCACTGACAAAGTAGATACGGAAGTACCGGCTCCCTGTAATGGTATTCTGAAAGAGTTACTGGTAAACGATGGCGATGTAGTGGCTGTGGGTGCCCCAATAGCTCGTATTGAAGCAGATAAGCCTGTTTCATCCGGCACTGAGCCTGACGTGGCAGGAGGGCATTCTAATGCAACGAGTGCTGATAATCCTGACCAAACACCTAAGGGCATTGGTGATGTAGCCAATGTTCCGGCCGAACCAGAAAGCATTGACGTTACCGAGTCAGCCCGTGAACTTGAAGCCACTATTTCAGCAATGAGCAGCCGGGTGGTCACGTCAGCTCCAGTGCCGATACCTGCAGGCAGCGAAGGCGTTTTTCACACACGCTTTTATTCTCCTTTAGTCTTGAATATTGCTAAAGAAGAAGGTATCTCGCGCGACGAACTCGACCGTATTCCCGGTTCCGGTGCTGAAAACCGCGTGACGAAAAAAGACATTCTATCGTACGTCATTGACCGCGCTGAAGGCAGGATCAGCGGGGAACAGGGAGCGGGGAGCAGGGGGCAGGGAGTGATCGACTCGCAGCCGAACTCCGCGCCCCCTGCACCGAGCATCGAGCCCCCTGCTCATCGCTCCGTAAACGGTCAGTCTGATATTATTCAAATGGATCGGATGCGAAAAATGATTGCCCAGCGGATGGTGGAGTCGAAGCAGATTTCACCCCACGTCAGCTCGTTTGTGGAAGCCGATTTAACCCCCGTTGTGGAATGGCGCAACAAGATTAAAGATCGATTTAAGCAGCAAACCGGCGAAAATCTGACCTATACCCCGATTCTGGTTGATGCTATTGTGAAAGCCATCAAGGATTTTCCGCTTATTAACATATCAGTTGATGGTGATCGAATTCTGGTAAAAAAAGCAATTAATATCGGAATGGCAGTGGCGCTGCCCAGTGGTAATCTGATTGTTCCAGTCATCCACAACGCCGACCAATATAACCTTGTTGGTTTAACCAAAAAAGTAAACGACCTGACCAAACGTGCCCGCGAAAATAAACTTACTGCCGACGATTTAGCGGGTGGTACGTATACCTTCTCGAACATCGGTACGTTCGGCAACCTCATGGGTACGCCTATAATTGTGCAGCCTCAGGTGGCTATTATGGCATTCGGAGCTATTGTAAAAAAGCCAGCCGTGATTGAAACCCCACAAGGCGACTTTATCGGTATCCGGCAATTGATGTTCCTCTCCCACTCCTACGACCACCGCGTTGTGGATGGTTCGTTGGGTGGCCAATTCGTACGGCGCGTCGCCGATTATTTAGAAAAATTTGATATAAACCAAACTATCTGA
- a CDS encoding thioredoxin family protein: MKKILLLLFVATSALAQKGVEFKSVPVEQVFQEARRAGKPVFVEIYSPTCHVCQSFIPTLADIRVGKFYNSKFISTKIDINQPATQAFLNSRRLFVPSLPLFLYFDPQQNLIHFAMSNNSTDEVIRHGNTALDTKARSQTMKARYQQGERSANFLIDYAMYSRVTKDTVANMAAMTDYARQQSPATYANQTNWLALQKLVLDSENPMFQYMVGHMDAYRKAYGAKEAQMVAENIIMSSLFSGRGAQFPISRILQIRQDLVKIGIDPKVAANRTLLPEVNAYFRAHQTAKAVERMDNQVNANQLIVPEYIYITHLFNRASPDATDAPAVVKWVNKGLALKPGQKEQADLYYELAEAYRRSGKSADAQKAAQKSMELAQASHIDTRRNVEQMGKLK, translated from the coding sequence ATGAAAAAAATTCTTCTGCTGCTCTTTGTGGCTACGAGTGCCCTTGCGCAAAAGGGAGTTGAGTTTAAGTCAGTGCCGGTTGAGCAAGTGTTTCAGGAAGCACGTCGGGCTGGTAAACCCGTATTTGTGGAAATCTATTCGCCAACCTGCCATGTTTGCCAGAGCTTTATTCCAACGCTGGCTGATATTCGTGTCGGTAAGTTTTACAATAGTAAGTTTATCAGTACCAAAATAGATATCAACCAACCTGCAACGCAGGCCTTCCTGAATAGCCGCCGGTTGTTTGTTCCCTCCTTGCCGTTGTTTCTTTACTTTGATCCACAGCAGAATCTGATCCATTTCGCGATGAGTAATAACTCAACGGATGAGGTCATTCGCCATGGCAACACGGCATTGGATACTAAGGCGCGTAGCCAGACGATGAAGGCACGTTATCAGCAGGGCGAACGGTCTGCAAATTTCCTGATCGACTATGCTATGTACAGCCGCGTAACAAAAGATACGGTTGCGAATATGGCGGCTATGACTGATTATGCCCGGCAACAATCCCCGGCAACCTACGCCAACCAAACAAATTGGCTGGCCTTGCAAAAACTCGTACTCGATTCTGAGAATCCGATGTTTCAGTATATGGTTGGCCATATGGATGCGTATCGCAAAGCATATGGAGCCAAGGAAGCACAGATGGTGGCCGAAAATATCATCATGTCATCGTTGTTTAGCGGTCGTGGCGCACAGTTTCCGATTTCTCGAATTTTGCAGATTCGGCAGGACCTGGTCAAAATTGGAATTGATCCTAAAGTGGCGGCTAACCGAACATTATTACCCGAAGTTAATGCGTACTTCCGGGCTCATCAAACGGCCAAGGCTGTTGAGCGGATGGATAATCAGGTGAATGCAAATCAGTTAATCGTACCCGAATACATTTATATTACGCACCTTTTTAACCGGGCTAGTCCGGATGCCACTGATGCACCAGCGGTTGTGAAATGGGTTAACAAGGGGTTGGCCCTTAAACCTGGCCAAAAAGAACAGGCTGATTTATACTATGAGTTAGCCGAAGCGTATCGACGGAGTGGTAAATCGGCAGATGCTCAGAAAGCCGCACAAAAATCGATGGAACTGGCCCAGGCAAGCCACATTGACACTCGCCGGAATGTGGAACAGATGGGGAAATTGAAATAA
- a CDS encoding ArsC family reductase — translation MYTLYAIPNCDTVKKARTWLAEHGIAYQFYDYKKQGIDRKTIEHWLTQKPWEELVNRAGMTWKQLPDEKKPTNAEEAIALMIEKPSVIRRPLIESTGQIVALGFKADTYTETFSN, via the coding sequence ATGTACACCTTATATGCTATTCCAAATTGCGATACCGTAAAAAAGGCCCGCACCTGGCTGGCTGAACACGGTATTGCCTATCAATTTTACGATTACAAAAAACAAGGCATCGACCGGAAAACAATTGAACACTGGCTTACCCAGAAACCTTGGGAGGAGCTTGTAAACCGGGCAGGAATGACCTGGAAGCAGCTTCCCGATGAAAAAAAGCCAACCAACGCGGAAGAAGCAATCGCTTTGATGATTGAAAAACCATCCGTAATTCGTCGTCCCCTGATTGAATCAACGGGGCAGATCGTGGCACTGGGGTTCAAGGCCGACACCTATACTGAAACATTTTCTAACTGA
- a CDS encoding 5'(3')-deoxyribonucleotidase — MKQRIAIDMDDVMADTHAKFIRLYLEGEMPRYTLEELKEKSFHELFDENEYEAISKRVYEPGFFSDIPVMEGAQDVISDLMQKYDVFVASAAQEFPNSLREKWDWLQEHFPAISWHHYIFLGDKSVLNTDYLIDDLPRNLHTFQGEGLLFDALHNRHDTQFRRVKSWQDVAKVLL; from the coding sequence ATGAAACAACGCATTGCTATTGACATGGATGATGTCATGGCCGACACCCACGCCAAATTTATCCGGCTTTATCTGGAAGGCGAAATGCCTCGCTACACGCTTGAGGAATTAAAAGAGAAATCGTTTCACGAATTATTCGACGAGAATGAATATGAAGCCATTTCAAAGCGGGTCTATGAACCAGGTTTCTTCAGTGATATTCCAGTCATGGAAGGTGCTCAGGACGTGATTTCCGACCTTATGCAGAAATATGATGTTTTCGTAGCCTCAGCCGCTCAGGAATTCCCGAACTCGCTGCGTGAAAAATGGGATTGGCTACAGGAGCATTTTCCAGCAATATCGTGGCATCACTACATTTTTCTGGGCGACAAGAGCGTACTGAATACGGACTATCTGATTGATGACTTACCCCGAAACCTCCATACATTTCAGGGAGAAGGATTGTTGTTCGATGCCTTGCATAATCGGCATGATACTCAATTCCGGCGCGTGAAATCCTGGCAGGATGTAGCAAAGGTGCTACTATAG
- a CDS encoding DUF1304 domain-containing protein — translation MKLIAEILIGIVAIEHIYILWLEMFAWTTRGRKTFKSFPPDLFEPTKSLAANQGLYNGFLAAGLIWSLLIEDSAWRINVAVFFLGCVLVAGIFGALTAQKSIFFVQAMPAILALLALLLA, via the coding sequence ATGAAATTAATCGCTGAAATTCTGATTGGTATTGTCGCCATCGAGCACATCTACATCTTATGGCTGGAAATGTTTGCCTGGACCACCCGAGGACGGAAAACCTTCAAATCTTTCCCGCCTGACCTGTTTGAGCCGACAAAATCACTAGCTGCAAACCAAGGCTTGTATAATGGCTTTTTAGCCGCCGGCCTGATCTGGTCCTTACTGATTGAGGATAGCGCCTGGCGTATAAACGTTGCCGTATTTTTCCTGGGCTGCGTACTTGTTGCCGGTATATTTGGTGCATTAACAGCCCAAAAATCCATATTCTTTGTGCAGGCAATGCCTGCCATTCTGGCCTTACTTGCTTTGTTACTAGCTTAA
- a CDS encoding DUF4159 domain-containing protein — MKKLLILFFILHSSVFIAKAQYAYKIAKLKYNGGGDWYANKTSLPNLIKFANANLRMNIFPEEDIVEPGSPDIFSYPFVHMTGHGNITFSDADVQNMRRYLMSGGFLHIDDNYGLDKFIRREMKKVFPELNFIELPFNHPVYQQKFKFASGLPKVHEHDGKAPQGFGLIYQGRLICFYSYECDLGNGWEDQSVYNDPEPVRQQALRMGANLLQYATTTN, encoded by the coding sequence ATGAAAAAGCTGCTTATCCTGTTCTTCATTCTCCATTCTTCAGTCTTCATTGCCAAAGCGCAGTATGCTTATAAAATTGCCAAGTTGAAATACAATGGTGGTGGCGACTGGTATGCCAATAAAACATCACTACCGAATCTGATTAAGTTTGCCAATGCCAACCTTCGAATGAATATTTTCCCGGAGGAAGACATTGTAGAGCCTGGGAGCCCCGATATATTTAGCTATCCCTTTGTGCACATGACCGGCCACGGCAACATTACATTTAGCGATGCCGACGTACAGAATATGCGCCGGTATCTGATGTCGGGTGGATTTTTGCACATCGACGATAACTATGGCCTGGATAAGTTTATCCGCCGGGAGATGAAAAAAGTGTTTCCCGAACTCAACTTTATTGAGTTGCCTTTTAATCATCCGGTGTATCAACAGAAATTTAAATTTGCCAGTGGCTTACCAAAAGTACACGAGCATGATGGCAAGGCTCCGCAAGGTTTTGGACTGATTTATCAGGGCAGATTGATCTGTTTTTACAGTTATGAGTGTGATTTAGGGAATGGTTGGGAAGATCAGAGCGTTTACAACGACCCCGAACCGGTACGTCAACAGGCTTTGCGTATGGGCGCCAATCTGTTACAATATGCCACGACCACAAATTAA
- a CDS encoding 16S rRNA (uracil(1498)-N(3))-methyltransferase — MHLFYQPSLSPPTAVDFLSEDDSRHAVKTLRLGIGEIIAVTDGHGNQHTAVITKADARRCTFRITDTKTTSPRPFSVRICVAPTKNLDRIEWFVEKAVEVGIERISFFFGQHSERRVLKLERLEKIAVSAMKQSLQSFLPILDEAIPFSELVKTIQEEQRFIAHLPTDGPPINLAKAATLTGKYAVLIGPEGDFSEKEIQQAVATGFQMVTLGPNRLRTETAALTACQLLNFINV, encoded by the coding sequence ATGCATTTGTTCTATCAACCCAGCCTGAGTCCGCCCACTGCTGTCGATTTCTTAAGCGAAGATGATTCGCGTCACGCCGTTAAAACCCTGCGTTTGGGAATTGGTGAGATTATTGCAGTTACAGACGGACACGGAAACCAACATACTGCCGTTATTACAAAGGCCGATGCCCGACGCTGCACATTTCGGATAACGGATACGAAAACAACGTCTCCGCGCCCATTCTCCGTTCGAATTTGTGTGGCACCAACCAAAAATCTGGACCGTATCGAATGGTTTGTGGAAAAGGCTGTGGAGGTTGGTATTGAGCGTATTAGTTTCTTTTTCGGACAGCATTCCGAACGCCGGGTGTTAAAGCTAGAGCGATTAGAAAAGATTGCTGTTTCGGCTATGAAGCAATCATTACAATCATTTTTGCCTATATTGGATGAAGCAATTCCGTTTAGTGAACTAGTGAAAACCATTCAAGAAGAGCAACGGTTTATCGCTCATTTACCGACCGATGGTCCACCTATAAATTTGGCTAAAGCCGCCACGCTCACTGGGAAGTATGCTGTGTTGATTGGGCCGGAAGGAGATTTTTCAGAAAAAGAGATTCAACAGGCCGTTGCAACTGGTTTTCAGATGGTGACACTTGGCCCCAACCGATTACGTACCGAAACAGCCGCGCTGACGGCTTGTCAGCTATTGAACTTTATAAACGTATGA
- a CDS encoding competence/damage-inducible protein A, translated as MTNTIRAEIITIGDEILFGQITDTNTQWIGTELTNIGIRPFRKSSVGDQADAILQILHEAHQRANVIIITGGLGPTKDDITKKTLCTYFGVGMVRNETALALVTSFFEKRGRAMTDLNRAQADLPANAVYIQNDWGTAPGMWFEHEGRVYISLPGVPFEMKHLMSNRFLPKLAEHFQTPIIKHKMIRTVGIGESFLAERIEAWEDALPDHIKLAYLPSFGGVKLRLTATGDDNAVLDRELAEQVEKVMPLIEKSVYGFDNDELENVVGTLLKEKNLTLGIAESCTGGYVSSQITKVPGASAYFWGSIVSYSNAVKVTQLGVQPETLDQFGAVSEETIRQMAEGVRKALGTNVGIATSGIAGPDGGTPDKPVGTIWIACSTDQRTVTRLLKLGQYRDQNIQLTTTYLLNMLREELLNQ; from the coding sequence ATGACCAACACGATCCGTGCCGAAATCATTACCATCGGCGACGAAATTCTATTCGGACAAATCACCGATACCAACACACAGTGGATTGGAACCGAACTAACCAATATCGGCATCCGCCCTTTTCGTAAGTCGTCCGTTGGCGATCAGGCCGATGCCATCCTGCAAATTCTGCACGAAGCCCATCAACGGGCGAATGTCATCATTATTACCGGCGGACTCGGGCCCACGAAAGACGACATTACGAAGAAAACGCTCTGCACCTATTTTGGTGTCGGGATGGTTCGTAACGAAACGGCGCTGGCACTAGTAACGAGCTTTTTCGAGAAACGTGGCCGTGCCATGACCGACCTCAATCGGGCCCAGGCCGATTTACCAGCCAACGCTGTTTATATCCAGAACGATTGGGGAACGGCACCAGGGATGTGGTTTGAGCACGAAGGTCGGGTGTATATATCGCTGCCGGGTGTTCCGTTTGAGATGAAACACCTCATGTCAAATCGGTTTCTGCCTAAATTGGCCGAACACTTCCAAACGCCGATCATCAAACACAAGATGATTCGGACGGTTGGCATTGGGGAGTCATTTCTGGCTGAGCGTATTGAAGCCTGGGAAGATGCCCTCCCCGATCATATCAAGTTAGCCTATCTACCCAGCTTTGGGGGTGTAAAACTACGACTAACGGCTACGGGTGATGATAATGCTGTACTCGATCGTGAATTAGCGGAGCAGGTGGAAAAGGTAATGCCCCTGATTGAAAAAAGCGTATATGGTTTTGATAACGACGAACTTGAAAACGTAGTTGGCACGCTCCTGAAAGAGAAAAATCTCACCTTAGGGATAGCCGAAAGCTGCACGGGCGGTTATGTGTCGTCACAAATCACCAAAGTTCCGGGCGCATCGGCCTATTTTTGGGGCAGTATTGTTAGTTATAGCAACGCAGTTAAAGTAACCCAGTTGGGTGTTCAACCCGAAACGCTTGACCAATTCGGTGCCGTAAGCGAAGAAACGATTCGGCAAATGGCCGAAGGAGTTCGGAAGGCGCTTGGTACCAATGTAGGCATTGCCACCAGTGGCATTGCCGGACCCGACGGCGGAACACCCGATAAACCAGTCGGTACAATCTGGATTGCCTGCTCAACCGATCAACGCACGGTTACGCGACTACTTAAACTCGGCCAATACCGCGACCAGAATATTCAACTCACCACAACGTATTTACTCAACATGTTGCGGGAAGAATTACTTAACCAATGA
- the gldC gene encoding gliding motility protein GldC — translation MKKSDIHFSVELDNQNIPEKIYWEATDNPNEGLSDTRAIAIALWDHYHNSTLKIDLWTKEMEVIDMKRFLIEMMSGIADTAINATGDKRMATDIENTCRVLSKRLEEEIKEQQKQQ, via the coding sequence ATGAAAAAATCAGACATTCACTTTTCGGTTGAGCTAGATAATCAGAATATCCCCGAAAAAATCTACTGGGAAGCCACCGACAACCCGAACGAGGGACTTAGCGATACCCGAGCCATTGCCATTGCACTTTGGGATCACTATCATAACAGCACGCTTAAAATTGACCTCTGGACAAAGGAGATGGAAGTGATTGACATGAAACGCTTCCTGATTGAAATGATGAGCGGCATTGCCGATACCGCCATTAACGCAACGGGCGATAAGCGCATGGCCACCGACATCGAAAACACCTGCCGGGTACTCAGTAAACGACTTGAGGAGGAAATTAAAGAGCAGCAAAAACAGCAGTAG
- a CDS encoding group III truncated hemoglobin: MSRRLLDSPEDVKLLVDSFYEKVQTDSLIGPIFTDVAQVDWSKHLPKMYAFWESIILGNNAYDGHPFRPHLIVNQQHTLTIDHFERWLQLFSQTVTENFTGEIAEQVRQRATQIALVWSSKLEYLNNDSYMEG; this comes from the coding sequence ATGTCCAGAAGGCTATTGGATTCCCCGGAAGATGTTAAGTTACTGGTGGATTCGTTTTACGAAAAAGTACAGACTGATTCTCTGATTGGTCCCATTTTTACGGACGTTGCTCAGGTTGACTGGTCAAAGCATTTACCCAAGATGTACGCTTTTTGGGAGTCGATTATTCTGGGTAACAATGCCTATGATGGTCACCCATTCCGACCGCATCTGATCGTCAATCAGCAACACACCCTCACCATTGATCATTTTGAGCGCTGGTTGCAATTGTTTTCCCAAACGGTTACCGAAAACTTTACGGGCGAAATAGCCGAACAGGTTCGGCAACGGGCTACGCAGATTGCGCTCGTCTGGAGTAGTAAGCTCGAGTATCTAAATAATGACTCGTATATGGAGGGGTAA
- a CDS encoding DUF4197 domain-containing protein, giving the protein MMKKNVLAAALLALTMSQTSFAQDSTGRPQKSTGGGIFGKILDAVSQPSAGTAGGLTSSDIATGLKEALRVGVNNGSAKASALDGYFKNPLLKIAFPPEAQNVATKLRQIGFSKQVDQFELSLNRAAEDAAKKAAPVFVKAITSMSIQDAVGILRGQNDAATQYLRRTSGQQLVTEFTPIIDSTLKKNNATKYYADLVNTYNKIPFIQKKVNPNLTEYATGKAVDGLFVLVAQEEQKIRENPAARVSDILKKVFSKQ; this is encoded by the coding sequence GTGATGAAAAAAAATGTTCTCGCAGCCGCATTGCTGGCCCTGACCATGAGTCAAACCAGTTTCGCCCAGGATTCAACGGGCCGTCCACAGAAATCTACTGGTGGCGGGATATTTGGTAAAATTCTGGATGCCGTTTCCCAGCCGTCGGCAGGTACAGCGGGTGGACTTACCAGTAGCGATATTGCAACGGGTTTGAAAGAAGCCTTGCGTGTTGGTGTAAACAATGGCTCTGCAAAGGCGTCGGCTCTGGATGGTTATTTTAAAAACCCATTGCTGAAAATTGCATTTCCGCCCGAGGCACAAAACGTAGCGACCAAACTTCGGCAAATAGGATTCAGTAAGCAGGTTGACCAGTTTGAGTTATCATTGAACCGGGCTGCCGAAGATGCTGCCAAGAAAGCCGCCCCTGTGTTTGTTAAGGCCATTACATCCATGAGCATTCAGGATGCGGTAGGGATTCTGCGGGGGCAAAATGATGCTGCCACCCAATATCTCCGCCGGACATCGGGCCAGCAGTTGGTAACAGAGTTTACGCCTATTATTGATAGTACGTTGAAGAAAAACAATGCCACTAAGTATTATGCTGATCTGGTAAATACTTACAATAAAATACCATTCATCCAGAAGAAAGTTAACCCCAACCTAACGGAGTACGCAACCGGCAAAGCCGTTGATGGACTGTTTGTACTTGTAGCGCAGGAAGAACAAAAGATACGGGAGAACCCAGCCGCACGGGTAAGTGATATTTTGAAGAAGGTCTTTTCGAAACAGTAA